The Terriglobales bacterium genomic interval GGGACGCCAAGGAACTTAGATCCGGCGAGTAGGAACCGAACGAGGTCTGATACTGAATATCAGCCGTAGCGATGGTACGTGTGGCCGCCGCCGCTGCAGATTCGTTGGCCGAAATCCTGGCGCGAATCAAGTTAGGGATTGCGATAGCTGCGATGATCAGAATGATCGCTACCACAATCAACAATTCAATCAACGAAAAACCTTTTTGTTTGTGCATCCGAGTCCCTCTCTTTTATTCTTAGTTCGTGCTCTCCTAAGCTTGCTAA includes:
- a CDS encoding prepilin-type N-terminal cleavage/methylation domain-containing protein — its product is MHKQKGFSLIELLIVVAIILIIAAIAIPNLIRARISANESAAAAATRTIATADIQYQTSFGSYSPDLSSLASPAAGCPTGTIPPSTNACLIDYALGNAVPATPKSGYAFVAANSN